The stretch of DNA ACAGCTTGTATCTACAAATTGTGTCAGTATGCTTGATTTAATGATGGCCGAGAAATATATTTTGCGCAATGGGAGCAGATAATAACGCACAATCGACTCCAGTTGCAAAAAAGGTTTTAATCTTTTGCCTTTGCCTGTATAGATTAAATGCGTTGAGTATATCTACAAATTATGTCAGTATGCTTAATTGAATCATTGTCGAGAAATATATTTTGCGCAATCGACTCCAGTTGCCAAAAAGGTTTTGACTTTGACTTTGCATAATAATTTAACTTGTCATTTGCTATAATTGCGGCAATTAATATAACTCAGGAGGAATCTTTACACGTGAAAAAATTTTTACTCGCATTCATTCTCATTCTTGCAATTGCTTGGCCTTCTTTCGGGGCTGACTCGCAGGAACGCACTTCAGATTATGTTACAGACATTCAGAAAGAAATCAGCTCAGACATCGGAAAATTGCGCGAGTCCATCAATAAAGAATTAGAATCTATCAAATTAGGCAGTGCAGACATTTCCGCAAGAATCGCAGAATTAGCAGCCCTCACAGAAAAATCATCTGATGACATGTCAGCATGGGGTTATAACGAAGAGCAAAGAGAGCTTCATACACGAATTTTATCAGAATTGAGCGTGGGTTATGCTGCATACAGCGCATTAGTTCAGAGTTCAAGCACAACAACGGACGAAAAGCCTGAAGACGCGGACTCACTCGGCACAATAGAATCTCCAGATATCAACAAGAGCGACTCATTACGGCAGGAAATCGCAAAATTTTCGCGCGAATTTGATGTCCAAGTATTTTATTTGCAGTCGAAATTGAATAAATTAAGGCTGGATATAAGAGAAGCAGCAAATTTACAGAAACAATTAAAAGAGGCTCAAGAGGGCGGAGAAGGTCTCGAACTTCCTAGAACTCACGTTTTACAGCTTGAGGCAGCACGAGTCAATGTTGCGTTGACAAGTCTTCAGGTCAGGGCGCAGAAAAAAGCATTTGATCTCAACGTTGCAGAAATTAAGCGCTTGCGAGGCAGACTCGAATCAATGCAGGACAAATTAATTTTCCCGCAAGAATTACTTGACTCGAATCTCGAAAAATTACAGACCCGCATAACTGAACTGACAACGGAATTAAACGAGGCTAACAAGGCACTAGATTCCGCACATTCTTCACTAGTTCGGGCGCGTGTGGCGTTGGGTTCATCTGATATGATGCCGCTTACAAATGAGTCTGCAATTTATTTAGCTCGTTCTGCAAGGGTCAATTACTGGGAGCATATGGTAACATTGCTTGATGACGAAATTTTTATGAATCGCGAAATACAACAGGTTTGGCGCGACAGATTCAAATTATTTCATGACCAAGCAAGCGGCGAAGAAATTTGGAAGTTGAGAGACTCAGCTCAGGAACGAATCCAAGAATTAAATAGACAGCTCGAAGGGATTCGCACGATGGAAAATACTTTATTGCGCCAGATCGAGAACACTCAAGCCCAAGCCAACACAGAAGGACTTGACGGCATGATCCAGCAAAGAGTCCTACAGGCCGTTGAGAACCAGCGCAAAATTATATATGCAATTTATAATCGCTATGAGTCATTAATTCCGACAGTAATTTTTTATCAGCAGAGGCTGCAAAGCGAGGCCAACGAGAATATTAGCGCAGTCAGAATCGCCGAAAAAGTAAGCTCATTCAGTCAAGAAACTATTATGAATTTCTTGAACACTGAACTATGGGAGGGCGAGGGCTATTCCGTTACTGTCGGGAAATTAGTTATTGCTATTCTCGTATTTCTCTCTAGCTTCTTTCTTAGTTCGTGGGGCAGCCACTGGATAAAGCGCAGAATGTTGAAACGTGTTCGTGCGAGCGTTACTGCTGCTAATGCCGTGCAAAGAATCGTGTTTTACATTTTATGGATAGCCTTTGCATTAATCGCTTTAAATATCTTGAAGATTCCCCTTACTGCGTTTGCTTTCATGGGCGGTGCTATTGCGGTCGGCTTAGGCTTTGGAATGCAGAATATATTTAATAATTTAATCAGCGGCTTTATCGTAATTTTCTCGCGTCCCTTCAAAGTTAATGACATGATCGAAGTAGCCGGCACATCAGGACTTGTTGAGGACATTGGCTCGCGTTCTACTACAATCAGGACTTATGACGGACTTGATGTAATACTGCCGAACAGATATTTTCTTGAGAACAGCGTTACTAACTGGACTCGCACGGATCTCAAGAAGCGTGAAATTTTGAAAGTCGGAGTCGCATATGACTCAGACAGCCGCCAAGTCGAGAAATTATTAAATGATATTGTGAAGGAACATTCAAAAGTGTTAAACGATCCTGCACCGTTCGTAATATTTAAAAATTTCGGCGATGATGCATTAGAGTTCGAGGTTTATTACTGGTTCGAGCTTAAGTCTTCATCAGGTCTGAAAATTTCAAGCGATTTGCGCCATCACATTGCGGCAGTCTTTCAGCGCGAAGGAATTAATATCCCCTACCCGCAGAGAGATATACATATTATTAATGACGATAACAAGCCTAAACTTGACAAAGACGATGAGGCAAAAAATGTCTGAAAACTGGAAGGACTCGCAGACTGATAAATTATGCTCGGCATTCCTGAAATTAAAGGATGTCAACGAAGTATATAATTTTCTTGAGGATATTGCGACAATCAACGAAATAAAATCAATGGCACAACGTTTAGAGGTTGCAAGACTCCTCAAAGCCTCAAAAAATTACTCCGAAATAGTGAGCGAAACAGGAGCAAGCACAGCAACTATAAGCCGCGTCAAAAAATGTCTCGAATACGGGACAGGAGGCTATAAATCAGTATTGACTGAATGAAGGTTCGCAAACATGATAAAATATTCGCAACATAAATTTTTATTTCAGGAGGTAAATACACAATGAAGAAAATTTTTTCTCTTGCGCTAGTTCTTGTAATGATTCTTTCCTGCGCTGCAATTGCTGCCGATAAAGGCGGACTCCCCGGCGGGACAAAATTAATTTTCGGTACAGGCGGCGCACAAGGCACATATTACGGACTCGGCGGAGTTCTTGCGGGAAAAGTCGGCGAGAAAACTTCAACAACTGTAACTGCTATTACTTCCGGCGGATCGAAGGCAAATATCGAATCAATGGAAGATGGCGACGTTCAAATCGCTTTTGTTCAGTCAGATGTTGCTGCATATGCTTACAGGGGCACGAGATTATTTGATGAGAGAGTTACAAATTTCTCGACTGTCGCAAATTTATACATGGAACAGGTACAAATTGTAACGTTAGATTCTTCTATTAAGACAGTTGCAGATCTCAAGGGCAAAAATGTATCAGTCGGCGCAGCTGGTTCGGGCGTTTACTTCAATGCTGTTGACGTTCTGAAGGCTTACGGACTCGACATCGACAAGGACATTAACCCGACATATCAATCATTCGGCGACAGTGTAGAAGCTCTGCAGGACGGAAAAATTGACGCAGCTTTTATCGTTGCAGGCGCACCAACTACCGCAGTTACTTCACTTGCAGCGACGAAAAAAATTTATCTCGTAGGACTCGACGACGAGCACATTTTATCGCTCATGACCGAATCGCCCTATTACAGCAAAAATGTTATCAAGAAAGATGTTTATGGAACTGATGACGACGTTGTAACAGTTGCAGTCGGTGCCGTAATAATTGCCCGTGATGATGTCTCAGAAAATGACGTGTATAATTTCCTTTACGGCATATTTGACAATTTAGACGAGATTAAAGCAGCTCACGCAAAGGGTGCAGAATTGAATCTAAATTTTGCGGTGTCATATAGTGCAGTGCCATATCACAAAGGAGCAGTAAAATATTTCGGCGAGAAAGATCTTAACGTCGCAGGCAAATAATTAATCGCGAAAATTTTTCATGGCCGGAGCTTATATCCGGTCATTTTTTGTTTAGGAGAGTGATTTATTGATGGCAGAAGACGAGAAAACTTTAACGAGTCAAGAAATTTCACAAATAGAAGCTGATGTTGACGCAGTTATGAAACGTTATGACCGCGAGTCAAATACAAGAATATGGGAAGGGACTCCGGCGGTTGTAGTGCGGTGGGTGTCGGCGTTGTTCTCGTTGTATTGCATTTATGTAACGTTATTCAGCACAGCTATGCCGGAAGTAAGACTAAATATTTTTCTGGGCTTAATATTAATTATAGGTTACCTGCATTACCCCATTCGTAAAGCAAACGGGATTCTAAAAACTGGCTTGGATGACTCGCTTTCTATATCATTTAAATTTGACATGGTCTCGCGCGTAAATTCAATCCCATTTTACGATATTTTAATCATGATTGCTGGTGCGGTTCCATTTTTTTATTTTGCATTCAACGCAGAGAGCATAATAAAACTTGCTTTGCGCGTAACTAGTCCGAGAAATCCGAATTATCACTTAATGATAGCAATGGCCATAATAGGTATACTTGCATTTATGGAACTTTGCCGGCGGTGTGTCGGGATTCCTATTTTGTGTGTTGTAGGTGCGTTAATGGTGTATGCGTTCTCTACAGTGAGATTCGGAAAA from Synergistaceae bacterium encodes:
- a CDS encoding mechanosensitive ion channel; this translates as MKKFLLAFILILAIAWPSFGADSQERTSDYVTDIQKEISSDIGKLRESINKELESIKLGSADISARIAELAALTEKSSDDMSAWGYNEEQRELHTRILSELSVGYAAYSALVQSSSTTTDEKPEDADSLGTIESPDINKSDSLRQEIAKFSREFDVQVFYLQSKLNKLRLDIREAANLQKQLKEAQEGGEGLELPRTHVLQLEAARVNVALTSLQVRAQKKAFDLNVAEIKRLRGRLESMQDKLIFPQELLDSNLEKLQTRITELTTELNEANKALDSAHSSLVRARVALGSSDMMPLTNESAIYLARSARVNYWEHMVTLLDDEIFMNREIQQVWRDRFKLFHDQASGEEIWKLRDSAQERIQELNRQLEGIRTMENTLLRQIENTQAQANTEGLDGMIQQRVLQAVENQRKIIYAIYNRYESLIPTVIFYQQRLQSEANENISAVRIAEKVSSFSQETIMNFLNTELWEGEGYSVTVGKLVIAILVFLSSFFLSSWGSHWIKRRMLKRVRASVTAANAVQRIVFYILWIAFALIALNILKIPLTAFAFMGGAIAVGLGFGMQNIFNNLISGFIVIFSRPFKVNDMIEVAGTSGLVEDIGSRSTTIRTYDGLDVILPNRYFLENSVTNWTRTDLKKREILKVGVAYDSDSRQVEKLLNDIVKEHSKVLNDPAPFVIFKNFGDDALEFEVYYWFELKSSSGLKISSDLRHHIAAVFQREGINIPYPQRDIHIINDDNKPKLDKDDEAKNV
- a CDS encoding DNA-binding transcriptional regulator; the encoded protein is MSENWKDSQTDKLCSAFLKLKDVNEVYNFLEDIATINEIKSMAQRLEVARLLKASKNYSEIVSETGASTATISRVKKCLEYGTGGYKSVLTE
- a CDS encoding TAXI family TRAP transporter solute-binding subunit; translation: MKKIFSLALVLVMILSCAAIAADKGGLPGGTKLIFGTGGAQGTYYGLGGVLAGKVGEKTSTTVTAITSGGSKANIESMEDGDVQIAFVQSDVAAYAYRGTRLFDERVTNFSTVANLYMEQVQIVTLDSSIKTVADLKGKNVSVGAAGSGVYFNAVDVLKAYGLDIDKDINPTYQSFGDSVEALQDGKIDAAFIVAGAPTTAVTSLAATKKIYLVGLDDEHILSLMTESPYYSKNVIKKDVYGTDDDVVTVAVGAVIIARDDVSENDVYNFLYGIFDNLDEIKAAHAKGAELNLNFAVSYSAVPYHKGAVKYFGEKDLNVAGK